From Coffea arabica cultivar ET-39 chromosome 9c, Coffea Arabica ET-39 HiFi, whole genome shotgun sequence, one genomic window encodes:
- the LOC113707958 gene encoding inositol transporter 4 isoform X1 translates to MVEGGVTAVSRTELTEFWRTIWRTPYIMRLALSAGIGGLLFGYDTGVISGALLYIRDDFDSVKNNTFLRETIVSMAVAGAVIGAAFGGWLNDKCGRKKSILLADMLFVAGAILMAAAPGPWMIIIGRIFVGLGVGMASMTAPLYISEASPARVRGALVSTNGLLITGGAFLSYVINYAFTKTPGTWRWMLGVAGFPALIQFLLMLWLPESPRWLYMENKTDEARKILEKIYPAEEVEEEVQALKASIEAEKAQEGPVNENFFAKLKAAWGNVVVRRGLYAGITVQVAQQFVGINTVMYYSPTIVQFAGFASNSTALALSLITSGLNVVGTIISMLFVDRYGRRRLMIVSMFGIIVCLVVLSVMFFEAASHAPRVSHSESFNFSVNSTCPSFVQASNPASWNCMTCLNASPKCAFCSNGASQYQPGACLVVDDALKAKCHSEHHRVWFTEGCPSKFGIFTVLLLGLYIISYAPGMGTAPWIVNSEIYPLRYRGLGGGTAAVSNWVANLIVSETFLTLTEALGSAGTFLLFAGFSFLGLVAIFFVVPETKGLQLEEIESVLQEGYKPTLFCCKGKAEEKDSGR, encoded by the exons ATGGTGGAGGGGGGTGTTACTGCTGTGAGCAGAACAGAGCTCACGGAATTCTGGCGGACGATATGGAGAACGCCTTATATTATGCGCCTTGCCTTATCAGCTGGAATTGGAGGGCTTCTGTTTGGCTATGACACTG GTGTTATTTCTGGTGCCTTGCTCTACATCCGGGATGACTTTGATTCCGTTAAAAACAACACATTTCTGCGA GAAACTATTGTTAGCATGGCAGTAGCAGGAGCTGTGATTGGTGCTGCATTTGGTGGTTGGCTCAATGACAAGTGTGGTCGGAAGAAATCAATTCTTTTAGCTGATATGCTGTTCGTTGCAGGTGCCATACTTATGGCTGCTGCTCCTGGTCCCTGGATGATCATTATTGGGAGAATATTTGTGGGATTGGGAGTTGGAATGGCGTCCATGACAGCACCTCTCTATATTTCGGAAGCTTCTCCTGCTAGAGTTAGAGGTGCGTTAGTTAGTACCAATGGTTTGCTGATTACCGGAGGAGCTTTTCTGTCTTATGTGATCAACTATGCATTCACCAAG ACGCCTGGGACGTGGCGTTGGATGCTTGGAGTAGCAGGTTTTCCGGCTCTGATCCAATTTCTTTTGATGCTTTGGCTTCCTGAGTCTCCTAGATGGCTCTATATGGAG AATAAAACGGACGAAGCTAGGAAGATTCTGGAGAAGATTTATCCTGCCGAGGAAGTTGAGGAAGAAGTCCAGGCCTTAAAAGCCTCCATCGAAGCTGAGAAAGCTCAGGAAGGGCCTGTAAATGAAAACTTTTTCGCGAAGCTTAAAGCGGCCTGGGGTAATGTAGTGGTCCGGAGGGGACTGTATGCCGGAATCACCGTCCAAGTAGCTCAACAGTTTGTTGGTATCAACACCGTTATGTACTATAGTCCTACCATAGTACAATTTGCGGGATTTGCTTCAAATTCGACCGCTTTGGCACTATCTCTGATTACCTCTGGGCTTAATGTTGTGGGTACCATCATCAGTATGCTTTTTGTTGACAGATATGGCAGGAGGAGATTGATGATAGTCTCCATGTTTGGGATCATAGTTTGTCTGGTGGTGTTGTCCGTCATGTTTTTTGAAGCTGCCTCTCATGCCCCACGAGTCAGTCACTCTGAATCCTTCAATTTTAGCGTCAATTCTACCTGTCCCAGCTTCGTCCAAGCCTCAAATCCTGCATCTTGGAATTGCATGACATGCTTGAACGCATCTCCTAAGTGTGCCTTTTGTTCTAATGGAGCTAGCCAA TATCAACCTGGGGCATGCTTAGTGGTGGACGATGCTCTGAAGGCTAAATGCCACAGCGAACATCATCGCGTATGGTTCACCGAAGGCTGTCCGAGCAAATTCGGAATTTTCACCGTCCTGCTCCTAGGATTGTACATCATTTCGTACGCTCCTGGGATGGGGACTGCACCTTGGATCGTGAACTCTGAGATATATCCATTGAGATACAGAGGGTTAGGCGGTGGAACTGCGGCAGTCTCCAACTGGGTAGCTAATCTGATTGTCAGCGAGACATTCTTGACGCTGACAGAGGCACTTGGGTCTGCCGGCACTTTCCTTTTGTTTGCTGGattctcctttcttggactggTGGCCATTTTCTTCGTCGTACCTGAAACCAAAGGTTTGCAATTGGAGGAGATTGAGAGCGTGCTCCAAGAGGGTTACAAGCCAACCTTGTTCTGCTGCAAGGGAAAAGCAGAGGAAAAGGACAGTGGCAGGTGA
- the LOC113707958 gene encoding inositol transporter 4 isoform X2: MAAAPGPWMIIIGRIFVGLGVGMASMTAPLYISEASPARVRGALVSTNGLLITGGAFLSYVINYAFTKTPGTWRWMLGVAGFPALIQFLLMLWLPESPRWLYMENKTDEARKILEKIYPAEEVEEEVQALKASIEAEKAQEGPVNENFFAKLKAAWGNVVVRRGLYAGITVQVAQQFVGINTVMYYSPTIVQFAGFASNSTALALSLITSGLNVVGTIISMLFVDRYGRRRLMIVSMFGIIVCLVVLSVMFFEAASHAPRVSHSESFNFSVNSTCPSFVQASNPASWNCMTCLNASPKCAFCSNGASQYQPGACLVVDDALKAKCHSEHHRVWFTEGCPSKFGIFTVLLLGLYIISYAPGMGTAPWIVNSEIYPLRYRGLGGGTAAVSNWVANLIVSETFLTLTEALGSAGTFLLFAGFSFLGLVAIFFVVPETKGLQLEEIESVLQEGYKPTLFCCKGKAEEKDSGR; the protein is encoded by the exons ATGGCTGCTGCTCCTGGTCCCTGGATGATCATTATTGGGAGAATATTTGTGGGATTGGGAGTTGGAATGGCGTCCATGACAGCACCTCTCTATATTTCGGAAGCTTCTCCTGCTAGAGTTAGAGGTGCGTTAGTTAGTACCAATGGTTTGCTGATTACCGGAGGAGCTTTTCTGTCTTATGTGATCAACTATGCATTCACCAAG ACGCCTGGGACGTGGCGTTGGATGCTTGGAGTAGCAGGTTTTCCGGCTCTGATCCAATTTCTTTTGATGCTTTGGCTTCCTGAGTCTCCTAGATGGCTCTATATGGAG AATAAAACGGACGAAGCTAGGAAGATTCTGGAGAAGATTTATCCTGCCGAGGAAGTTGAGGAAGAAGTCCAGGCCTTAAAAGCCTCCATCGAAGCTGAGAAAGCTCAGGAAGGGCCTGTAAATGAAAACTTTTTCGCGAAGCTTAAAGCGGCCTGGGGTAATGTAGTGGTCCGGAGGGGACTGTATGCCGGAATCACCGTCCAAGTAGCTCAACAGTTTGTTGGTATCAACACCGTTATGTACTATAGTCCTACCATAGTACAATTTGCGGGATTTGCTTCAAATTCGACCGCTTTGGCACTATCTCTGATTACCTCTGGGCTTAATGTTGTGGGTACCATCATCAGTATGCTTTTTGTTGACAGATATGGCAGGAGGAGATTGATGATAGTCTCCATGTTTGGGATCATAGTTTGTCTGGTGGTGTTGTCCGTCATGTTTTTTGAAGCTGCCTCTCATGCCCCACGAGTCAGTCACTCTGAATCCTTCAATTTTAGCGTCAATTCTACCTGTCCCAGCTTCGTCCAAGCCTCAAATCCTGCATCTTGGAATTGCATGACATGCTTGAACGCATCTCCTAAGTGTGCCTTTTGTTCTAATGGAGCTAGCCAA TATCAACCTGGGGCATGCTTAGTGGTGGACGATGCTCTGAAGGCTAAATGCCACAGCGAACATCATCGCGTATGGTTCACCGAAGGCTGTCCGAGCAAATTCGGAATTTTCACCGTCCTGCTCCTAGGATTGTACATCATTTCGTACGCTCCTGGGATGGGGACTGCACCTTGGATCGTGAACTCTGAGATATATCCATTGAGATACAGAGGGTTAGGCGGTGGAACTGCGGCAGTCTCCAACTGGGTAGCTAATCTGATTGTCAGCGAGACATTCTTGACGCTGACAGAGGCACTTGGGTCTGCCGGCACTTTCCTTTTGTTTGCTGGattctcctttcttggactggTGGCCATTTTCTTCGTCGTACCTGAAACCAAAGGTTTGCAATTGGAGGAGATTGAGAGCGTGCTCCAAGAGGGTTACAAGCCAACCTTGTTCTGCTGCAAGGGAAAAGCAGAGGAAAAGGACAGTGGCAGGTGA
- the LOC113708580 gene encoding ras-related protein RABA5a isoform X1, which produces MAFYSAEEQTEDYLFKIVLVGDSAVGKSNLLARFARDEFYPNSKSTIGVEFQTQKVEINGKEVKAQIWDTAGQERFRAVTSAYYRGAVGALLVYDISRRQTFDSIGRWLNELHTHSDMNVVTILVGNKSDLKDAREVSTAEGKALAEAQGLFFIETSALDSSNVAAAFQTVVKEIYNILSRKVIQSQELKQKDPSSIGNGKTVVLQADGNQDADEQSKKGRCCSS; this is translated from the exons ATGGCTTTCTATTCTGCGGAGGAACAAACAGAGGATTACCTTTTCAAGATTGTCTTAGTTGGTGATTCAGCTGTTGGAAAATCAAACTTGCTTGCTAGATTTGCCAGAGATGAATTTTATCCAAACTCAAAATCAACAATAGGAGTAGAATTCCAGACACAGAAGGTTGAAATTAATGGGAAGGAAGTCAAAGCTCAGATATGGGATACAGCTGGTCAGGAGCGTTTTAGGGCTGTTACATCTGCATATTACAGAGGTGCAGTGGGAGCTCTTCTTGTGTATGACATCAGTAGGCGACAGACATTTGATAGCATTGGCAGATGGCTTAATGAACTTCACA CGCACTCTGACATGAATGTTGTTACAATACTTGTTGGGAACAAATCTGATCTCAAAGATGCCAGGGAGGTCAGCACTGCTGAAGGCAAAGCCTTGGCCGAGGCACAGGGCCTTTTTTTCATCGAAACTTCAGCTTTGGATTCATCTAATGTAGCTGCTGCTTTTCAGACGGTGGTTAAAGAGATATACAACATCTTGAGCCGAAAGGTTATTCAATCTCAAGAGCTCAAGCAAAAGGATCCTAGCTCGATTGGAAATGGAAAGACTGTGGTTCTACAGGCAGATGGGAACCAAGATGCAGATGAGCAAAGTAAAAAAGGTCGGTGCTGTTCATCGTGA
- the LOC113708580 gene encoding ras-related protein RABA5a isoform X2: protein MAFYSAEEQTEDYLFKIVLVGDSAVGKSNLLARFARDEFYPNSKSTIGVEFQTQKVEINGKEVKAQIWDTAGQERFRAVTSAYYRGAVGALLVYDISRRQTFDSIGRWLNELHNAREVSTAEGKALAEAQGLFFIETSALDSSNVAAAFQTVVKEIYNILSRKVIQSQELKQKDPSSIGNGKTVVLQADGNQDADEQSKKGRCCSS from the exons ATGGCTTTCTATTCTGCGGAGGAACAAACAGAGGATTACCTTTTCAAGATTGTCTTAGTTGGTGATTCAGCTGTTGGAAAATCAAACTTGCTTGCTAGATTTGCCAGAGATGAATTTTATCCAAACTCAAAATCAACAATAGGAGTAGAATTCCAGACACAGAAGGTTGAAATTAATGGGAAGGAAGTCAAAGCTCAGATATGGGATACAGCTGGTCAGGAGCGTTTTAGGGCTGTTACATCTGCATATTACAGAGGTGCAGTGGGAGCTCTTCTTGTGTATGACATCAGTAGGCGACAGACATTTGATAGCATTGGCAGATGGCTTAATGAACTTCACA ATGCCAGGGAGGTCAGCACTGCTGAAGGCAAAGCCTTGGCCGAGGCACAGGGCCTTTTTTTCATCGAAACTTCAGCTTTGGATTCATCTAATGTAGCTGCTGCTTTTCAGACGGTGGTTAAAGAGATATACAACATCTTGAGCCGAAAGGTTATTCAATCTCAAGAGCTCAAGCAAAAGGATCCTAGCTCGATTGGAAATGGAAAGACTGTGGTTCTACAGGCAGATGGGAACCAAGATGCAGATGAGCAAAGTAAAAAAGGTCGGTGCTGTTCATCGTGA